The following are encoded together in the Lactuca sativa cultivar Salinas chromosome 1, Lsat_Salinas_v11, whole genome shotgun sequence genome:
- the LOC111894869 gene encoding uncharacterized protein LOC111894869, producing the protein MSHLFDDMYNRTAPYSSFDVCGTPYRYGYYPLDEIYHNHSCFVKLVSCPNDRKWLKFKRAQEKTRKDVERAFGAFKICWHILKHPTVFVDDKKISEVMYICIILHNIILEDEGNAICEYNENEIVPLTQAFEVGSNDYLVRRAIIHDVETHHVLHRDFKEHIWTVDHIDLNVEPIDDLDG; encoded by the coding sequence ATGTCTCATTTATTCGATGACATGTATAACAGGACTGCACCATATTCTTCTTTTGATGTGTGTGGAACGCCATATAGGTATGGATATTATCCATTGGATGAGATCTACCATAATCATTCTTGTTTTGTGAAGTTAGTGTCTTGTCCTAATGATCGAAAATGGTTGAAGTTTAAGAGAGCTCAAGAGAAGACGAGGAAGGATGTTGAACGAGCGTTTGGTGCTTTTAAAATATGTTGGCATATACTTAAACACCCTACAGTTTTTGTTGACGACAAGAAAATAAGTGAGGTCATGTATATTtgtatcatattgcataatataATTCTCGAAGATGAAGGCAATGCAATATGTGAGTATAATGAAAACGAGATCGTTCCACTGACACAAGCATTTGAGGTTGGAAGCAATGATTACTTGGTGAGGAGAGCAATAATTCATGATGTTGAGACCCATCATGTTCTTCATAGAGACTTCAAGGAACATATTTGGACCGTTGACCACATCGATCTTAATGTCGAGCCAATcgatgatttagatggctaa